One Anaerobacillus alkaliphilus DNA window includes the following coding sequences:
- a CDS encoding YlaH-like family protein — MGTPEANIVTPKFSALAEALGAGNPEQFLFAFSILYLVVVALTVVVYNLGFARKLPILKTAIVYIALLFGSIFTTLLALRLPVVESLLIATFVLGAYKYRMYKEKKENAAQS, encoded by the coding sequence TTGGGTACCCCTGAAGCAAATATTGTCACGCCAAAGTTTTCCGCATTAGCAGAGGCACTAGGTGCTGGAAATCCAGAACAATTTTTATTTGCCTTTTCAATTTTATATTTAGTTGTTGTGGCTTTAACTGTAGTTGTTTATAACTTAGGTTTTGCGCGAAAGCTTCCAATCCTAAAAACAGCTATCGTCTATATTGCGCTCTTATTTGGTTCAATCTTTACAACGCTGTTAGCATTAAGATTGCCGGTCGTTGAATCGTTATTAATTGCCACTTTTGTATTAGGTGCATATAAATATCGAATGTATAAAGAGAAGAAAGAAAATGCAGCCCAAAGCTAA
- a CDS encoding YlaI family protein, whose translation MRVKCVICDKIETIENESFLAKRLRNRPIHTYTCQVCHDRITERTNARMATGKFRINKPVQTEDDW comes from the coding sequence TTGAGAGTTAAATGTGTTATCTGTGATAAGATTGAAACAATTGAAAACGAGTCATTTTTAGCAAAACGATTAAGAAATAGACCGATACATACGTATACCTGCCAAGTATGCCATGATCGTATAACCGAGCGTACAAACGCAAGAATGGCTACTGGAAAATTTCGAATTAACAAGCCTGTTCAAACTGAAGACGATTGGTAG